One genomic window of Campylobacter sp. MIT 99-7217 includes the following:
- a CDS encoding aspartate-semialdehyde dehydrogenase, whose product MSKKQKIAIIGATGAVGEELLNVLDELDFPVESILPLASAKSAGEKVEFRGKSFVVQELTEEVFKKNPVDIAFFSAGGSISAKYAKFATQAGAVVIDNTSHFRMDKDVPLVVPECNPEDIKLWKNTGIIANPNCSTIQMVHVLKPLNDAFNLKRVDVSTYQAASGAGKEGMEELVKAMQSFFEFKLDEFKANTFPYTLALNLIPQIDVFTDNGYTKEELKMVNETQKILHKSLDISATCVRVPVLRSHSEAISMHFEKEVSVQKAREILKNAPSVVVIDEPENKKYPMPLFTSDTNETYVGRIRSDINHKNILHLWCVADQIRVGAATNAVRIAQKWLELK is encoded by the coding sequence GTGTCGAAAAAACAAAAAATCGCTATTATAGGTGCAACAGGTGCAGTGGGCGAAGAGCTTTTAAATGTCTTAGATGAGCTTGATTTTCCGGTTGAAAGCATTTTACCCTTAGCGAGTGCAAAAAGCGCTGGAGAAAAGGTTGAATTTAGGGGAAAAAGCTTCGTTGTTCAAGAGCTTACCGAAGAAGTTTTTAAGAAAAATCCTGTAGATATAGCTTTTTTTAGTGCGGGTGGAAGTATCTCAGCAAAATACGCCAAATTTGCCACGCAAGCAGGTGCTGTAGTGATCGATAATACGAGCCATTTTAGAATGGACAAAGATGTGCCTTTAGTCGTTCCTGAGTGCAATCCCGAGGATATCAAGCTTTGGAAAAACACCGGAATCATTGCTAATCCAAACTGCTCGACTATCCAAATGGTGCATGTTTTAAAGCCTTTAAATGACGCTTTTAATCTTAAAAGAGTTGATGTAAGCACTTATCAAGCAGCAAGTGGGGCTGGAAAAGAGGGTATGGAAGAGCTCGTTAAGGCTATGCAAAGCTTTTTTGAGTTTAAGCTTGATGAATTTAAGGCAAACACCTTTCCTTATACTCTAGCCTTAAATTTGATCCCGCAAATTGATGTTTTTACCGATAATGGCTACACTAAAGAAGAGCTTAAAATGGTCAATGAAACCCAAAAGATTTTGCATAAAAGTCTTGATATTTCGGCAACTTGCGTTCGCGTTCCTGTTCTTAGAAGCCACAGCGAAGCCATTTCAATGCATTTTGAAAAAGAAGTAAGTGTTCAAAAGGCAAGAGAAATTCTAAAAAATGCTCCAAGTGTCGTGGTGATCGATGAACCAGAAAATAAAAAATACCCTATGCCACTTTTCACAAGCGATACAAATGAAACTTATGTTGGTAGGATAAGAAGTGATATCAATCATAAAAATATCCTACATCTTTGGTGTGTGGCTGATCAAATTCGTGTCGGTGCTGCTACAAATGCAGTAAGAATCGCTCAAAAATGGCTTGAGCTTAAATAA